The proteins below come from a single Ancylothrix sp. D3o genomic window:
- a CDS encoding integrin alpha: MFGKTNTTAINLSSLGTGGFIINGEAAGDGSGWSVSSAGDVNGDGLADLIVGARNADTASGNDAGKSYVVFGKTNTTAINLNSLGTGGFIINGEAAADQSGRSVSSAGDVNGDGLADLIVGARNASGGAGKSYVVFGKTDTNAINLSSLGSGGFVINGEAASDNSGGSVSSAGDVNGDGLADLIVGARFASGGVGKSYVIFGGDFTGAVTQLGTDAVDNLTGTANGEALVGAAGNDILNDGGFTNILMYGGAGNDRIEISNTNFRRLDGGLGNDTLVLTGRDMNLDLTATSEKPKIASFETIDLTGTGNNTLTLSYGALLNLVEETRASGGFNRLTILGNMGDMLEESFLSSFTFNVADDFVTFTKGNLEVKVQNGVGVPTLM; encoded by the coding sequence GTGTTTGGCAAAACAAACACTACGGCAATTAATTTAAGTTCTCTCGGGACTGGTGGTTTTATCATCAATGGTGAGGCGGCGGGGGACGGGAGCGGCTGGAGTGTCAGCAGTGCAGGCGATGTCAACGGTGATGGTTTGGCTGATTTAATTGTTGGTGCTCGCAATGCTGATACTGCTTCTGGTAATGATGCCGGCAAGTCATACGTTGTGTTTGGCAAAACAAACACTACGGCAATTAATTTAAATTCTCTCGGTACTGGTGGTTTTATCATTAATGGTGAGGCGGCGGCGGACCAGAGCGGCAGATCAGTCAGCAGTGCAGGCGATGTCAACGGTGATGGTTTGGCTGATTTAATTGTTGGTGCTCGCAATGCTTCTGGTGGTGCCGGCAAGTCCTACGTGGTGTTTGGCAAAACAGACACTAATGCAATTAATTTGAGTTCTCTCGGTAGTGGTGGTTTTGTGATCAATGGCGAGGCGGCGTCGGACAATAGCGGCGGGAGTGTCAGCAGTGCAGGCGATGTCAACGGTGATGGTTTGGCTGATTTAATTGTTGGTGCTCGCTTTGCTTCTGGTGGTGTCGGCAAGTCATACGTCATTTTTGGTGGAGACTTCACCGGCGCTGTTACTCAACTAGGTACCGATGCTGTTGATAATCTCACCGGCACCGCCAATGGTGAAGCTTTAGTTGGTGCAGCCGGCAATGATATTCTCAATGATGGTGGCTTTACTAATATCCTGATGTATGGCGGTGCAGGAAATGACCGCATTGAGATATCAAATACTAATTTCCGCCGTTTGGATGGTGGTTTAGGCAATGATACTTTGGTGTTAACAGGAAGGGACATGAATTTAGACCTCACCGCCACTTCTGAGAAACCCAAAATTGCCTCTTTTGAAACTATCGACCTCACCGGCACAGGTAATAACACCCTAACTTTAAGTTATGGGGCACTGCTGAATTTGGTTGAAGAAACTCGCGCTTCTGGTGGTTTCAACCGTTTAACCATCTTAGGCAATATGGGGGATATGCTTGAGGAGTCATTCTTGAGTAGTTTCACTTTTAATGTTGCCGATGATTTTGTCACTTTTACCAAAGGTAATTTGGAAGTAAAAGTCCAGAATGGTGTGGGTGTCCCTACCCTCATGTAA